The following proteins are co-located in the Agromyces laixinhei genome:
- a CDS encoding ribokinase: MATGRGDLGATRTGADRGRVVVFGSLNVDSTSYVDDFPEPGETILSRDYRVALGGKGANQAVAAHVAGAPVDFVACIGDDASGAFAYDTLERLGLPVGAIRRIPDAPTGVAQITVAASGENTIIVTGGANLVLTPELVHRDRALVAAAAVVLTQGELAVATIEQVAAVASESGTRFVLNLAPPARVSAATLAVADPIVLNEHEARAVGIGTDAPGDATLDDWRELAASAAGGLARSIVVTLGAAGATAADATGSWAVHAPRVTAVDTTGAGDGFTGTLAAFLAEGRPLPEALRIAVTAGALAVQARGTVDSYAARAEVLAAAAAES; encoded by the coding sequence ATGGCGACCGGGCGCGGCGACCTCGGTGCGACTCGCACCGGTGCCGATCGAGGCCGCGTCGTCGTCTTCGGCTCGCTGAACGTCGACTCCACGAGCTACGTCGACGACTTCCCCGAGCCCGGCGAGACGATCCTCTCCCGTGACTACCGCGTCGCCCTCGGCGGCAAGGGCGCGAACCAGGCGGTCGCGGCGCACGTCGCCGGGGCACCGGTCGACTTCGTCGCATGCATCGGCGACGATGCGAGCGGTGCGTTCGCGTACGACACGCTCGAACGCCTGGGACTGCCGGTGGGCGCGATCCGGCGCATTCCGGATGCCCCGACCGGCGTCGCCCAGATCACCGTCGCCGCCTCGGGTGAGAACACCATCATCGTCACCGGTGGCGCGAACCTCGTACTCACTCCCGAACTCGTCCACCGCGACCGCGCTCTGGTGGCCGCGGCAGCGGTGGTGCTCACGCAGGGCGAACTCGCCGTCGCCACGATCGAGCAGGTCGCCGCGGTCGCGAGCGAGTCGGGCACCCGATTCGTGTTGAACCTCGCGCCGCCGGCTCGTGTCTCCGCCGCGACGCTCGCCGTCGCCGACCCGATCGTGCTCAACGAGCACGAGGCGCGCGCGGTCGGCATCGGCACGGATGCCCCGGGCGACGCCACCCTCGACGACTGGCGCGAGCTCGCGGCATCCGCTGCCGGTGGCCTCGCCCGCTCGATCGTCGTCACGCTCGGGGCGGCCGGCGCCACCGCGGCCGACGCCACCGGCTCGTGGGCGGTGCACGCGCCCCGCGTGACGGCCGTCGACACGACCGGCGCAGGTGACGGGTTCACGGGAACGCTCGCGGCGTTCCTCGCCGAGGGCCGCCCGCTGCCCGAGGCGCTCCGCATCGCGGTCACCGCCGGTGCGCTCGCGGTGCAAGCGCGAGGCACGGTCGACTCCTACGCGGCTCGTGCCGAGGTGCTCGCCGCGGCCGCTGCCGAGTCCTGA
- a CDS encoding nucleoside hydrolase → MTIPVILDCDPGHDDVFALWLAAGHPSLDLVAVTTVGGNVPLEHTTRNARIALSVAGVTDVPVAAGAAGPLVRPLQTAEWIHGENGLGGPALPEPTVPLDQRTATELIADTLTASEQPVAIVATGPITNVAILLRDRPELAGRIREIVWMGGSTERGNATPYAEFNALVDPEALDLVVRSGVRFTMVGLNATHLALVTPVVREQIAAIGTRTAAFGTELFDFFCRTNAEVFGMPDGPLHDPVAVAVLADPACVALRRTRLDVELLGTETAGATSVDFDGMLGREPNAWVAVELDVERFWAGVAASVARLG, encoded by the coding sequence ATGACGATCCCCGTGATCCTCGATTGCGACCCCGGGCACGACGACGTGTTCGCGCTGTGGCTGGCCGCGGGGCATCCGTCGCTCGACCTCGTCGCCGTCACGACCGTCGGCGGCAACGTGCCGCTCGAACACACCACCAGGAACGCCCGCATCGCGCTGTCGGTCGCCGGTGTGACCGACGTGCCGGTCGCGGCGGGCGCCGCCGGCCCGCTGGTGCGGCCGCTGCAGACGGCCGAGTGGATTCACGGAGAGAACGGGCTGGGCGGGCCTGCGCTGCCAGAGCCGACCGTGCCGCTCGACCAGCGGACCGCGACCGAGCTCATCGCCGACACGCTCACGGCGTCGGAGCAGCCCGTCGCGATCGTCGCGACCGGACCGATCACGAACGTCGCGATCCTGCTGCGGGATCGGCCGGAGCTCGCCGGCCGCATCCGCGAGATCGTCTGGATGGGCGGCTCGACCGAGCGCGGCAACGCGACACCGTACGCCGAGTTCAACGCCCTCGTCGACCCCGAGGCGCTCGACCTCGTGGTGCGCAGCGGCGTGCGCTTCACGATGGTCGGCCTGAACGCGACCCACCTCGCGCTCGTGACCCCGGTCGTGCGCGAGCAGATCGCCGCGATCGGCACCCGCACCGCGGCGTTCGGCACCGAGCTGTTCGACTTCTTCTGCCGCACGAACGCCGAGGTGTTCGGCATGCCCGATGGGCCGCTGCACGACCCCGTCGCGGTCGCGGTGCTCGCCGACCCCGCGTGCGTCGCGCTGCGGCGCACGCGCCTCGACGTCGAGCTCCTCGGCACCGAGACGGCGGGCGCGACGAGTGTCGACTTCGACGGGATGCTCGGGCGCGAGCCGAACGCATGGGTCGCGGTCGAACTCGATGTCGAGCGGTTCTGGGCGGGCGTCGCGGCATCCGTGGCCCGACTCGGCTGA
- a CDS encoding globin domain-containing protein has product MLSETSAPIIKATLPVVGANITEIADRFYRHLFETHPELLDGIFNRGNQADGHQQQALAGSVAAFASMLVDNPGQLPESLLSRISHKHVSLGIKPEQYQVVHDHLFWAIVDVLGDAVTPEVAAAWEEVYWLMANTLINLERGLYDSVGVAPETIWRTWRLAERIQETDDVVTFVVERTDDRDILPSLPGQYVSLQMPMPDGTRQPRQYSLTRADDGHHRRFAVKQVVGAGSPDGEVSNLLHTTVKVGDEVVLSAPFGDVVLDTTDRPVVLASAGIGVTPMAGILSHLAKSGSGREVMFLHAGTSPDSFALRSQVQEDLAALQQADMVTWYERGPDSGRDAGDERAGFMDLTDVGVPADAVYYLCGPLPFMQAVRQQLLGMGVAPRDIQYEIFGPDLWQADYR; this is encoded by the coding sequence ATGCTTTCAGAGACGTCAGCACCCATCATCAAGGCCACCCTGCCGGTGGTCGGAGCGAATATCACCGAGATCGCCGACCGGTTCTACCGGCACCTCTTCGAGACCCATCCGGAACTGCTGGACGGTATCTTCAACCGGGGCAATCAGGCCGACGGCCATCAGCAGCAGGCGCTTGCAGGATCCGTCGCCGCGTTCGCCAGCATGCTGGTCGACAACCCGGGGCAGCTGCCAGAGTCGCTCCTCTCACGAATCAGCCACAAACACGTGTCCCTGGGCATCAAGCCCGAGCAGTACCAGGTCGTCCACGATCACCTGTTCTGGGCCATCGTCGACGTTCTCGGCGACGCCGTGACCCCAGAGGTCGCGGCAGCCTGGGAAGAGGTCTACTGGCTCATGGCCAACACCCTGATCAACTTGGAGCGCGGACTCTACGACTCCGTGGGCGTGGCCCCCGAAACCATCTGGCGCACGTGGCGGCTGGCCGAGCGCATCCAGGAGACCGACGACGTCGTCACCTTCGTCGTCGAACGCACCGACGACCGCGACATCCTGCCCTCCCTGCCAGGGCAATACGTGAGCCTGCAGATGCCGATGCCGGATGGCACGCGCCAGCCACGCCAGTACAGCCTCACCCGGGCCGACGACGGACACCACCGCCGGTTCGCCGTCAAGCAGGTGGTGGGCGCTGGAAGCCCCGACGGGGAGGTCTCCAACCTGCTGCACACGACGGTGAAGGTCGGTGATGAGGTCGTTCTGTCGGCACCGTTCGGCGACGTGGTACTCGACACCACCGACCGGCCCGTGGTCCTCGCGAGCGCCGGCATCGGCGTCACCCCCATGGCGGGAATCCTCTCGCACCTGGCCAAGTCCGGCTCGGGCCGTGAGGTCATGTTCCTGCACGCCGGCACCTCCCCGGATTCGTTCGCACTGCGAAGCCAGGTGCAGGAGGATCTCGCTGCACTGCAGCAGGCAGACATGGTGACCTGGTACGAGCGAGGCCCGGATTCCGGTCGTGATGCCGGCGATGAGCGTGCAGGCTTCATGGATCTCACCGACGTCGGCGTTCCCGCCGACGCCGTCTACTACCTCTGCGGGCCGCTGCCGTTCATGCAGGCCGTGCGCCAGCAACTCCTCGGCATGGGCGTCGCACCCAGGGATATCCAGTACGAGATCTTCGGCCCCGATCTCTGGCAGGCCGACTACCGGTAA
- a CDS encoding DivIVA domain-containing protein, with protein MTTPDMDDQALLPGLSPRDISHASFPFAEQGGYDASAVRRTLSDAADQLAAAQAEIVRLRAEADQNDQNVRAVSEEAVSLISRAQIMADKHISDAEQYARDLIDTARDQYSDILRKALNSVSALAAAEEAAGAAAAEEAAEAAAGDGSGLDYNTPIQEIEFVRTYAKVAQVQLRAVIDAMTEQIDQLGQLPRFGTPPEAPQLGKPEDNGV; from the coding sequence GTGACCACTCCCGATATGGACGACCAGGCGCTCCTGCCCGGGCTCTCGCCCCGCGACATCAGCCATGCATCATTCCCGTTCGCCGAGCAGGGCGGCTACGACGCCTCCGCCGTCAGGAGAACGCTCAGCGACGCTGCAGATCAGCTGGCCGCGGCGCAAGCCGAGATCGTACGGCTCAGAGCCGAAGCAGATCAGAACGACCAGAACGTTCGAGCGGTCAGCGAAGAGGCGGTGAGCCTGATCAGCCGCGCCCAGATCATGGCTGACAAGCACATCAGCGATGCGGAACAGTACGCCCGCGACCTGATCGACACCGCACGGGATCAGTACAGCGACATCCTGCGCAAGGCATTGAACAGCGTGTCCGCGCTGGCCGCTGCCGAAGAGGCCGCGGGAGCAGCAGCTGCCGAAGAGGCCGCGGAAGCTGCCGCCGGCGACGGCAGCGGCTTGGACTACAACACGCCTATTCAGGAGATCGAGTTCGTGCGCACGTACGCCAAAGTGGCGCAGGTGCAGTTGCGCGCTGTCATCGATGCGATGACCGAACAGATCGACCAGCTCGGACAACTGCCCCGCTTCGGTACGCCACCCGAAGCACCCCAGCTCGGCAAGCCCGAAGACAATGGAGTTTGA
- a CDS encoding globin domain-containing protein, with protein MLRLLNSPLRWLKPDEDRVMDVEALKRTWADVVAVGDDAPLYFYSHLFVGHPELRDMFPVSMANQRDKLFAAIGHIVSNVDRLEEVTGFIQQLGRDHRRFAVISEHYSAVGASLLATLKRFLGAEWTESVAADWSAAYGLIAKVMVVAAEDAADDSPPWWDASVVSVDRRGMDVTVLQLQMETAMDYRAGQSMAMEMGRLPRLWRYVTPANAPRDDRTLELHVQLVPGGQFSSTAVRKLAPGDTVRLGAAMGDQLTVPADTRDLLLVAGGTGLAPLIAGLDQVRRQWESTGTGRQVTLFHGARLPWNLYEHEKLTNLALQPWFDYHPVVSDDPSYPGLQGLVGSTAAGHRSWAGRLAMVCGSPGMVSHTVAELRASGVSGTDIRYETFATLEENSSALAEVNEIR; from the coding sequence ATGCTGCGACTGCTGAACTCTCCGCTGCGATGGTTGAAACCCGACGAGGACCGCGTCATGGATGTTGAAGCACTGAAACGGACCTGGGCCGACGTGGTTGCGGTGGGCGATGACGCACCGCTGTACTTCTATTCGCACCTGTTCGTCGGCCATCCCGAACTGCGCGACATGTTCCCGGTGTCGATGGCCAACCAGCGCGACAAGCTCTTCGCCGCGATCGGGCACATCGTGAGCAACGTGGACCGTCTGGAGGAGGTCACCGGTTTCATCCAGCAACTGGGCCGTGACCACCGCCGGTTCGCGGTCATCTCCGAACACTATTCGGCTGTGGGGGCGTCATTGCTGGCCACGCTCAAGCGGTTCCTCGGCGCGGAGTGGACCGAGAGCGTCGCAGCGGATTGGTCTGCTGCATACGGGCTGATCGCCAAGGTCATGGTCGTCGCCGCGGAGGACGCGGCAGATGACTCGCCGCCGTGGTGGGATGCGTCGGTGGTTTCCGTTGACCGGCGCGGTATGGACGTGACGGTGCTTCAGCTGCAGATGGAGACGGCGATGGACTATCGCGCCGGACAGTCGATGGCCATGGAGATGGGGCGGTTGCCGCGCCTCTGGCGCTATGTCACCCCGGCGAACGCACCCCGCGACGACAGAACGCTCGAGCTGCACGTTCAGCTCGTGCCCGGCGGGCAGTTCAGCAGCACCGCAGTGCGCAAGCTCGCTCCCGGCGACACCGTGAGGCTGGGCGCCGCGATGGGCGATCAGCTGACCGTTCCCGCCGATACCCGCGACTTGCTCCTGGTGGCCGGCGGCACCGGGCTCGCCCCGCTGATCGCTGGGCTGGATCAGGTGCGCCGGCAGTGGGAGTCCACGGGCACGGGGCGTCAGGTCACGCTGTTCCACGGCGCCCGATTGCCCTGGAACCTGTACGAGCACGAGAAGCTCACGAACCTGGCTCTCCAGCCGTGGTTCGACTACCACCCGGTGGTCTCCGACGACCCCAGCTACCCCGGACTCCAGGGGCTGGTGGGGTCCACCGCAGCGGGCCATCGATCCTGGGCGGGCCGACTCGCCATGGTGTGCGGGTCTCCCGGGATGGTCTCGCACACCGTTGCAGAGCTGCGGGCCTCCGGGGTCTCCGGTACCGACATCCGGTACGAGACATTCGCCACCCTTGAAGAGAACTCTTCCGCCCTCGCCGAAGTCAACGAAATCAGGTGA
- a CDS encoding HAD-IIA family hydrolase → MSRREEVECWLTDMDGVLVHENHALPGAAELLQQWEDAGTPYLVLTNNSIFTARDLSARLRASGLNVPEDRLWTSALATADFLKSQLPGGTAFVIGEAGILTALHDAGFVMTEAAPDFVVVGETRNYSFEAITKAIRLIRAGARFIVTNPDATGPSADGPLPATGAIAALITKATGKEPYVVGKPNPMMFRSALNKIGAHSENTAMIGDRMDTDIVAGIEAGLHTILVMTGISDEAEIEKYPFRPDEILEGVADLVAKAPVETEL, encoded by the coding sequence ATGTCACGACGTGAAGAGGTCGAGTGCTGGCTGACCGACATGGACGGCGTGCTCGTGCACGAGAACCATGCGCTGCCGGGGGCGGCCGAGCTGCTGCAGCAGTGGGAGGACGCCGGCACTCCCTACCTCGTGCTGACGAACAACTCGATCTTCACCGCTCGCGATCTCTCGGCGCGGTTGCGGGCGTCGGGCCTCAACGTGCCCGAGGACCGCCTCTGGACGAGCGCCCTCGCGACCGCCGATTTCCTGAAGTCGCAGCTGCCCGGCGGCACGGCGTTCGTCATCGGTGAGGCGGGCATCCTCACGGCGCTCCACGATGCCGGCTTCGTGATGACCGAGGCGGCCCCCGACTTCGTCGTCGTCGGCGAGACGCGCAACTACTCGTTCGAGGCGATCACGAAGGCGATCCGCCTGATCAGGGCGGGCGCCCGATTCATCGTCACGAACCCCGACGCCACCGGCCCCTCGGCCGACGGCCCGCTGCCGGCGACCGGCGCCATCGCCGCGCTCATCACCAAGGCAACGGGCAAGGAGCCGTACGTCGTCGGCAAGCCGAACCCGATGATGTTCCGCTCGGCGCTCAACAAGATCGGCGCGCACTCCGAGAACACCGCGATGATCGGCGACCGCATGGACACCGACATCGTCGCTGGCATCGAGGCCGGACTGCACACGATCCTCGTGATGACCGGCATCAGCGACGAGGCCGAGATCGAGAAGTACCCGTTCCGGCCCGACGAGATCCTCGAGGGCGTCGCCGACCTCGTGGCGAAGGCGCCGGTCGAGACCGAGCTCTGA
- a CDS encoding metal-dependent transcriptional regulator, with the protein MPSNQSPAIEDYLKTVYSHTEWQPDPITPSVLAGKLGVAPSSVTEMVKKMAAHGLVSHVPYGAVRLTDTGTARALAVVRRHRLIETWLVQEMGYGWDEVHDEAEILEHAISDRLLEAIDARLGRPLRDPHGDPIPSADGALAREPALLLAEAPAGHHGTVLRISDRDPSVLRGLEASGVGPGIEIEVTDASAERLLVSARVAGAAVQLVLAREVAAAIWVSA; encoded by the coding sequence ATGCCCAGCAACCAGAGTCCCGCGATCGAGGACTACCTGAAGACGGTGTACTCGCACACCGAATGGCAGCCTGACCCCATCACCCCGTCGGTGCTGGCAGGCAAGCTCGGCGTCGCTCCCTCATCGGTCACCGAGATGGTGAAGAAGATGGCCGCGCACGGGCTCGTCTCGCATGTGCCCTACGGTGCCGTGCGGCTCACCGACACGGGAACTGCGCGCGCACTCGCGGTGGTGCGTCGCCACCGGCTCATCGAGACGTGGCTCGTGCAGGAGATGGGCTACGGCTGGGACGAGGTGCACGACGAGGCCGAGATCCTCGAGCACGCGATCTCCGACCGCCTGCTCGAGGCCATCGACGCTCGACTCGGGAGGCCGCTGCGCGACCCGCACGGCGACCCCATCCCCTCGGCGGATGGCGCGCTCGCCCGCGAGCCGGCACTGCTGCTCGCCGAGGCGCCGGCCGGCCATCACGGCACGGTGCTGCGCATCAGCGACCGCGACCCCTCGGTGCTGCGCGGTCTCGAGGCATCAGGCGTCGGCCCCGGCATCGAGATCGAGGTGACGGATGCCTCCGCTGAACGCCTCCTCGTCAGTGCCCGCGTCGCCGGGGCGGCCGTGCAGCTGGTGCTCGCGCGCGAGGTCGCCGCGGCGATCTGGGTCTCGGCGTAG
- a CDS encoding Nramp family divalent metal transporter: MPKTLDDEVAADRDGAPHDGGAATSVRQGRRTSVPRAAWLIGPALVAGVAYLDPGNVASNMTAGAQYGYLLVWVVVLGNVMAWLIQYLSAKLGIVTGRSLPEVLGGRIRNRWGRRAYWLQAELVAMATDLAEVIGGAVALNLLFGVPLVWGGLITGTVSIALLVLQSRRGPRTFEFVIMGLLAIITVGFTVGVFVAPPDPAGMLGGLVPRFADANSVLLAASILGATIMPHAIYAHSALSRDRFATRRAAPPATGAATTKPAWHGFGISRGTDAPELLPGTATKMPTGLLLRATRWDVSIAMAIAGTVNLAILLLAAVNLAGVEGTDSLEGAYAALGVALGPVIATLFAVGLLASGLASTSVGAYAGAEIMHGLLHVRVPLILRRLVTLIPALAILWLGFDPTLSLVLSQVVLSFGIPFALVPLVALTAKAGVLGRWRNHWATTAAGVAASVFLITLNGVLLWLVFTGA, from the coding sequence ATGCCTAAAACTCTCGACGATGAGGTCGCAGCCGACCGAGACGGTGCGCCGCACGACGGCGGCGCTGCGACATCCGTTCGCCAGGGTCGCCGCACGAGCGTGCCGCGCGCCGCATGGCTGATCGGCCCGGCCCTGGTCGCGGGCGTCGCCTACCTCGACCCCGGCAATGTCGCGAGCAACATGACGGCCGGCGCGCAGTACGGCTACCTGCTCGTCTGGGTCGTCGTGCTCGGCAACGTCATGGCGTGGCTCATCCAGTACCTGTCGGCGAAGCTCGGCATCGTCACCGGCCGGAGCCTGCCCGAGGTGCTCGGCGGGCGCATCCGCAATCGCTGGGGCCGGCGGGCGTATTGGCTGCAGGCCGAACTCGTCGCGATGGCGACCGACCTCGCCGAGGTCATCGGCGGCGCCGTCGCCCTCAACCTGCTCTTCGGCGTGCCGCTCGTCTGGGGCGGGCTCATCACCGGCACCGTCTCGATCGCGCTGCTCGTGCTGCAGTCGCGACGCGGGCCGCGCACCTTCGAGTTCGTCATCATGGGGTTGCTCGCGATCATCACCGTCGGCTTCACCGTGGGCGTCTTCGTCGCTCCGCCCGACCCGGCCGGGATGCTCGGCGGTCTCGTGCCCCGCTTCGCCGATGCGAACTCGGTGCTGCTCGCGGCATCCATTCTCGGCGCGACGATCATGCCGCACGCCATCTACGCGCACTCGGCGCTCAGCCGCGACCGATTCGCGACACGGCGCGCCGCTCCGCCTGCGACCGGGGCCGCGACGACGAAGCCGGCGTGGCACGGTTTCGGCATCAGCCGCGGCACGGATGCCCCGGAGCTCCTGCCCGGCACGGCGACGAAAATGCCGACCGGGCTGCTGCTGCGCGCCACGCGCTGGGACGTCTCGATCGCGATGGCGATCGCCGGCACCGTGAACCTCGCCATACTGCTGCTCGCCGCCGTGAACCTCGCGGGCGTCGAGGGCACCGACAGCCTCGAGGGCGCGTACGCCGCGCTCGGCGTCGCACTCGGGCCGGTCATCGCGACCCTGTTCGCGGTCGGGCTGCTCGCCTCAGGGCTCGCCTCGACCTCGGTCGGCGCGTACGCGGGCGCCGAGATCATGCACGGGCTGCTGCACGTGCGGGTGCCGCTCATCCTCCGCCGGCTCGTCACCCTGATCCCAGCACTCGCGATCCTCTGGCTCGGCTTCGACCCGACCCTCTCGCTCGTGCTCAGCCAGGTCGTGCTCTCGTTCGGCATCCCCTTCGCGCTCGTGCCGCTCGTCGCGCTCACCGCGAAGGCCGGCGTGCTCGGCCGGTGGCGGAATCACTGGGCGACGACGGCGGCGGGCGTCGCGGCATCCGTGTTTCTCATCACGCTCAACGGCGTGCTGCTCTGGCTCGTGTTCACGGGCGCCTGA
- a CDS encoding RNA methyltransferase, with translation MSRRAATAAKYPCRVPPEPTPEQEPTPEPAATSHGVGPWPGGPEAWPDEPHFDPELLELGDTRNVIDRYRYWRMEAIVADLDEQRHPFHVAIENWQHDMNIGSIVRSANAFAADTVHIIGRRRWNKRGAMVTDRYQHVVYHPDVAAFAEWAHEASVPVIAVDNVEGSVPIEAFAWPEVCVLLFGQEGPGLSPEATAAADAIVEITQYGSTRSLNASAAAAIAMHSWVLTHAAR, from the coding sequence ATGTCTCGCCGAGCCGCGACCGCCGCGAAGTACCCTTGCAGGGTGCCACCCGAACCGACGCCCGAGCAAGAGCCGACGCCCGAGCCCGCAGCGACCTCCCACGGCGTCGGCCCCTGGCCGGGCGGCCCCGAAGCCTGGCCCGACGAGCCGCACTTCGACCCCGAGCTGCTCGAACTCGGCGACACGCGCAACGTCATCGACCGCTACCGGTACTGGCGCATGGAGGCGATCGTCGCCGATCTCGACGAGCAGCGGCACCCGTTCCACGTCGCCATCGAGAACTGGCAGCACGACATGAACATCGGCTCGATCGTGCGCAGCGCCAACGCATTCGCCGCCGACACCGTGCACATCATCGGCCGCCGCCGCTGGAACAAGCGTGGCGCGATGGTCACCGATCGCTACCAGCACGTCGTCTACCACCCGGATGTCGCGGCCTTCGCCGAGTGGGCGCACGAGGCATCCGTGCCCGTGATCGCCGTCGACAACGTCGAGGGCTCCGTGCCCATCGAGGCATTCGCGTGGCCGGAGGTCTGCGTGCTGCTCTTCGGGCAGGAGGGTCCGGGTCTCTCGCCCGAGGCGACGGCCGCGGCCGACGCGATCGTCGAGATCACGCAGTACGGCTCGACCCGATCGCTCAACGCGAGCGCCGCCGCCGCCATCGCGATGCACTCGTGGGTGCTCACGCACGCCGCACGCTGA